The following coding sequences lie in one Clarias gariepinus isolate MV-2021 ecotype Netherlands chromosome 27, CGAR_prim_01v2, whole genome shotgun sequence genomic window:
- the LOC128514634 gene encoding FYN-binding protein 1, with protein MEQGEIKVKTLREMFQNDESSNIRFKPAIPEKPKNISLVSPTGKISNPLIASINSAVDNRLAPRVVFKDDKKNLKNSQPETSLIKAKPVLVDKHQKKQADIIKQALNDRKIVLTNHVTPVLEQTTKPASVPKSPAARTPVKVSPPFNRKNPSEWDVPVSPVLNRSYSPVNKPMIFKSPVTPVRTTPNFSAPVISSPDVSISKPPALTVPEPVFKNGPQIKNPSPELPIRLNSDLKSPKDEVFSYGLPEEAISIPESHSFLNINIPPPIIPDDFSDTDASVQDVSALVTPKQSSAGASLLETPIFSSPALFRTASPMPATETPVSDAAFIFSPLPTHLAPSTNVESMVESRINQSHKANDHRGELLENPLPSSPLTPSLFSALARAEEKSPVKQNSSDLRLLSLLEKAKRKSTLGTQLSPPEFLPVVETGLPNNSPLESSLPDTVYADPFSHVDALNVPEPITLPDIPPVDYEAREEEPTTPNDQDHSKGSPAPKIVIVQKPAVPPPPPPRKPQSTVPNGDLMPEKPPQSPDTHMQSTILPSQPLEDNEIIIPAPLAFTSKDTENEDEEILNPFQMVGSQAEVPPEPSLPDEMHLGHLNLHHQTPNIDTTDTGVPRTLTPEHSNLVPNSLFSSTLPSPSGSTEYEDLTPSKRSKAPKKHRKGSPLNPYSDTSLAVTGEEEVLYQAKVAETVKGRKDDLTIRAGETISILRTTDCPKGKWLARNSTNKYGYIPLKSVELDIQEMIMLGNKAKANNRANSNGIVHPETPIEEDSEEWGDDDDTVFLPGHAKDESHEHTQSFGLERMAFPDISES; from the exons ATGGAACAG GgtgaaataaaagttaaaacccTGAGGGAAATGTTCCAAAATGATGAATCTTCAAACATCCGATTCAAACCTGCCATCCCGGAGAAACCCAAAAATATTTCCCTAGTATCTCCCACTGGAAAAATCAGCAACCCCCTTATTGCATCTATCAACTCAGCTGTGGACAACCGCCTGGCCCCTCGTGTGGTCTTTAAAGATGACAAAAAGAACCTCAAAAATTCTCAGCCAGAGACTTCACTTATAAAGGCAAAGCCTGTTTTGGTGGATAAGCACCAGAAGAAGCAAGCAGATATTATTAAACAAGCCTTAAATGATAGGAAGATCGTGCTCACGAATCATGTTACTCCAGTCTTAGAACAGACAACCAAACCTGCATCTGTCCCAAAGTCCCCAGCTGCGAGGACACCTGTCAAAGTCTCTCCACCATTTAACAGGAAAAATCCCTCAGAATGGGATGTACCAGTTTCTCCTGTCCTCAATCGTTCATATTCTCCAGTTAATAAGCCTATGATTTTCAAATCTCCTGTTACACCAGTTAGAACAACCCCTAATTTCTCTGCTCCAGTTATTTCTTCTCCTGATGTTTCAATCTCAAAACCTCCTGCCCTAACAGTTCCGGAACCCGTCTTTAAAAATGGTCCCCAAATTAAGAACCCAAGTCCAGAACTTCCTATTAGACTTAATTCCGATTTAAAAAGTCCAAAAGATGAAGTTTTTTCATATGGTTTACCAGAAGAGGCGATCTCCATTCCAGAAAgccattcttttttaaatataaatattccaCCTCCAATTATTCCTGATGACTTTTCTGATACTGACGCATCTGTTCAAGATGTATCTGCTCTTGTTACTCCTAAGCAATCTTCTGCTGGGGCTTCTCTTCTTGAAACTCCAATTTTCAGCAGTCCAGCTCTGTTTCGTACAGCCTCTCCTATGCCAGCAACAGAAACTCCAGTTTCAGATGCTGCTTTTATATTCAGTCCTTTGCCAACACATTTAGCCCCATCAACAAATGTTGAGTCAATGGTGGAAAGCAGGATAAATCAATCCCACAAAGCGAATGACCACAGAGGGGAGCTCTTGGAAAATCCATTGCCCAGCTCTCCCTTGACCCCTTCATTGTTCTCTGCTCTAGCGAGAGCTGAAGAGAAGTCTCCTGTTAAGCAAAACTCTAGTGATCTGCGTCTGCTTAGCCTTCTAGAAAAGGCTAAACGCAAGTCTACACTAGGCACTCAGTTATCCCCACCTGAATTTCTGCCTGTAGTTGAGACAGGTCTTCCCAACAATAGTCCACTTGAGTCTTCATTACCAGACACAGTCTATGCTGATCCATTCTCACATGTGGATGCTCTAAATGTTCCTGAGCCGATTACTCTTCCTGATATTCCTCCTGTCGATTATGAAGCCAGGGAAGAAGAACCAACAACTCCCAATGACCAAGATCACA GCAAAGGATCGCCTGCTCCGAAGATTGTGATTGTACAAAAACCTGCTGTGCCTCCTCCACCTCCCCCCAGAAAGCCCCAGTCAACTGTGCCTAATGGTGACCTCATGCCAGAGAAACCACCTCAGtctccagacacacacatgcagtccACCATTCTGCCAAGTCAGCCCCTAGAGGACAATG AAATCATCATCCCGGCTCCTTTAGCTTTTACATCAAAGGATACAGAAAATGAAGATGAAGAAATCCTGAATCCATTTCAGATGGTTGGCTCACAAGCAGAAGTTCCTCCTGAACCATCATTACCAGATGAAATGCATTTGGGACACTTAAATCTACATCATCAGACCCCAAATATAGACACTACAGATACTGGGGTTCCCAGGACATTGACACCTGAACATTCAAATTTAGTACCAAACTCTCTTTTCAGTTCAACTCTCCCTTCTCCATCAGG tagCACGGAATATGAAGATCTGACACCCAGCAAGAGAAGTAAAGCACCAAAGAAACACCGCAAGGGATCTCCTTTGA ATCCATATTCTGATACATCACTTGCG gtcACTGGAGAGGAGGAGGTCTTGTACCAAGCAAAAGTGGCAGAGACAGTTAAGGGCCGTAAAGATGATCTGACGATAAGGGCTGGAGAGACCATCAGCATTCTTCGCACCACTGACTGCCCTAAAGGGAAATGGCTGGCTAGAAACAGCACCAACAAAT aTGGCTATATCCCACTAAAGTCTGTGGAGCTAGATATTCAGGAGATGATCATGCTAGGAAATAAAGCTAAAGCTAACAACAGGGCCAACAGTAATGGGATCGTACACCCTGAGACCCCAA TCGAAGAAGACAGCGAGGAATGGGGTGACGACGATGACACAGTTTTCCTACCAGGTCACGCCAAAGATGA GTCTCACGAACACACACAATCTTTCGGACTGGAGAGGATGGCCTTTCCAGACATTAGTGAGTCATAA
- the prkaa2 gene encoding 5'-AMP-activated protein kinase catalytic subunit alpha-2, with translation MAEKQKHEGRVKIGHYILGDTLGVGTFGKVKIGEHQLTGHKVAVKILNRQKIRSLDVVGKIKREIQNLKLFRHPHIIKLYQVISTPTDFFMVMEYVSGGELFDYICKHGRVEETEARRLFQQIISAVDYCHRHMVVHRDLKPENVLLDGNMNAKIADFGLSNMMSDGEFLRTSCGSPNYAAPEVISGRLYAGPEVDIWSCGVILYALLCGTLPFDDEHVPTLFKKIRGGVFYIPEYLNRSVASLLMLMLQVDPLKRATIKDIREDEWFKQDLPSYLFPEDASYDSAAVDEEAVRDVCEKFECAEAEVLSSLYSGDPQDQLAVAYHLIIDNRRIMNQASEFYLASSPPAGSFIDESIKPHPERMPPLLADSPKTRCPLDALNTTKPKPLAVKKAKWHLGIRSQSRPYDIMAEVYRAMKQLDYDWKVVNPYHLRVRRKNPVTGNFVKMSLQLYQVDNRSFLLDFKSIDDDIIEHKSGSSTPQRSGSAAGLHRPRLSIDSATLAMDIPPLSSSLPCSLPGNMPMLAPRQGSHTMDFFEMCASLITTLAR, from the exons ATGGCCGAGAAGCAGAAGCACGAAGGCAGGGTCAAGATAGGACACTACATCCTCGGAGACACGCTCGGAGTCGGCACGTTTGGCAAAGTGAAGA TCGGAGAGCACCAGCTAACAGGGCATAAGGTTGCTGTAAAGATCCTGAACAGGCAGAAGATCCGCAGTCTAGATGTTGTCGGCAAAATCAAACGAGAAATCCAGAACCTTAAGCTGTTCCGGCATCCACACATCATCAAGCT gtatCAGGTGATCAGTACTCCCACAGACTTCTTTATGGTGATGGAGTATGTATCTGGAGGAGAGCTCTTTGACTACATTTGTAAGCATGGAAGG GTAGAGGAAACCGAAGCAAGGCGTTTGTTCCAGCAGATCATCTCTGCAGTGGACTACTGCCACAGACACATGGTGGTGCACAGAGACTTGAAACCAGAAAACGTCCTTCTGGATGGCAACATGAATGCCAAGATTGCTGACTTCG GTCTGTCGAACATGATGTCAGATGGAGAGTTCTTGAGAACAAGCTGTGGTTCACCTAACTACGCTGCACCAGAGGTCATCTCTGGACG ACTGTACGCAGGTCCGGAGGTGGATATCTGGAGCTGTGGTGTGATCTTGTATGCACTGCTTTGTGGGACCTTGCCCTTCGATGATGAGCATGTGCCCACTCTCTTTAAGAAGATCCGTGGAGGAGTGTTCTACATCCCCGAGTACCTTAATCGCTCTGTGGCTAGCCTGCTGATGCTCATGCTCCAGGTGGATCCTCTGAAGAGGGCCACAATCAAAGATATCAG AGAAGACGAGTGGTTTAAGCAGGATCTGCCCAGCTACCTGTTCCCAGAGGATGCATCATATGACAGTGCTGCGGTCGACGAAGAAGCTGTGCGTGACGTTTGTGAGAAGTTTGAGTGTGCCGAAGCAGAAGTGCTCAGCAGCCTGTACAGTGGCGACCCGCAAGACCAGCTGGCTGTCGCCTACCACCTCATCATTGACAACCGCCGCATCATGAACCAGGCCAGCGAGTTCTACCTGGCGTCCAGCCCACCTGCTGGCTCCTTCATTGATGAGAGCATAAAGCCACACCCTGAGAGGATGCCCCCATTGCTGGCAGACAGTCCCAAAACCCGGTGTCCACTGGACGCCCTGAACACCACCAAACCCAAACCCCTGGCAGTGAAAAAGGCTAAGTGGCATCTTGGGATCCGCAGTCAGAGCAGACCTTATGACATCATGGCTGAAGTTTACCGCGCAATGAAGCAGCTTGATTATGACTGGAAG GTGGTGAACCCCTATCATCTGAGAGTGCGCAGAAAGAACCCAGTGACTGGAAACTTTGTAAAAATGAGCTTGCAACTCTATCAGGTGGACAACCGCAGTTTTCTGCTGGACTTCAAAAGCATTGATG ATGACATCATTGAGCACAAATCGGGCTCATCCACACCTCAGCGCTCGGGCTCTGCTGCAGGTCTTCACCGGCCCCGTCTCAGCATCGACTCGGCAACCCTCGCTATGGATATACCGCCGCTCAGCAGCTCACTGCCTTGCTCTCTGCCAGGCAACATGCCCATGCTGGCACCACGGCAGGGCAGCCATACCATGGACTTCTTTGAGATGTGTGCTAGTCTCATCACAACACTGGCGCGCTGA